A window from Chitinophagales bacterium encodes these proteins:
- a CDS encoding bifunctional phosphoglucose/phosphomannose isomerase: protein MKSMDQLISDFTLQVKEALEIASKIKTTPAENEIRNVVVSGLGGSGIGGNMAADLNADQLKVPFVVNKDYFLPSFVDQHTLFIASSYSGNTEETLNAFKLALEKGAKIVCISSGGKLVELAKKHNLDHVVVPGGQPPRASLGYSLVQQLAVLHAFGLTSNKVIKELNAAVELLDNKEESIKEDAKALAARLVGKIPMIYSTTPIASVGVRFKQQINENAKMLCWEHAVPEMNHNELVGWRKKSADWAPVFLRTKDDYERNKQRIELNKEIISKYASDIIEIWSEGKNLTEHFMYLIHLTDWVSYYIAELTNTDAVEVNVIDYLKGSLAKS from the coding sequence ATGAAATCGATGGACCAACTGATTAGTGATTTTACACTACAAGTAAAAGAAGCCCTGGAAATTGCTTCAAAAATAAAGACCACTCCTGCCGAAAATGAAATCAGGAATGTGGTTGTAAGCGGATTGGGGGGCAGCGGAATTGGAGGCAATATGGCCGCAGACCTGAATGCCGATCAGTTGAAAGTCCCTTTTGTAGTTAATAAAGATTACTTTCTTCCAAGTTTTGTAGATCAACACACGCTTTTTATCGCATCATCCTATTCCGGAAATACGGAAGAAACCCTCAATGCTTTTAAATTGGCACTTGAAAAAGGAGCTAAAATAGTTTGTATCAGTTCTGGAGGGAAATTGGTAGAACTGGCGAAAAAGCACAATTTAGATCACGTAGTTGTGCCAGGTGGGCAACCGCCAAGAGCGAGCTTGGGTTATTCATTGGTTCAGCAATTGGCTGTTTTACATGCATTTGGATTAACCAGCAATAAAGTTATAAAAGAGCTGAATGCAGCGGTTGAATTGCTGGACAATAAAGAAGAAAGCATAAAGGAAGACGCCAAGGCATTGGCCGCTCGATTGGTGGGCAAAATCCCCATGATTTACAGTACTACGCCCATCGCTTCTGTTGGGGTGCGCTTTAAGCAGCAAATCAATGAGAATGCCAAGATGCTTTGCTGGGAACATGCAGTGCCTGAAATGAACCACAATGAACTGGTGGGCTGGCGCAAAAAAAGTGCCGATTGGGCACCGGTGTTCCTACGCACCAAAGACGATTATGAGCGCAACAAACAGCGCATTGAATTGAACAAGGAAATTATTTCAAAATATGCTTCCGATATTATTGAAATTTGGTCGGAAGGAAAAAACCTCACGGAACATTTTATGTACCTCATCCATTTAACCGATTGGGTTTCTTATTACATTGCCGAACTGACCAATACAGATGCTGTAGAGGTAAATGTGATCGATTACCTAAAAGGTTCGCTTGCTAAATCATAG
- a CDS encoding N-acetylmuramoyl-L-alanine amidase encodes MNKAIVFFLTLSLLLLPRFNFVASFIAAEYKIDKIVIDAGHGGKDPGALGGHSREKDITLAVSLKLGEYIKEYLPDVEVLYTRDKDVFVPLVERGNFANKHKADFFISVHINSFPKPTVKGSEVYVLGLHKTEENLNVAKRENAVILMEEDYEENYGGFDPNKPESHILLSMFQNAYMEQSIKYAQMLEAEFKTRAKRPTRGVKQAGFVVLNQTTMPSVLVELGFLTNQEEERYLLSENGQSYMASAMYRSFRDYKERIEKSTLEGITIDPEGQPESKEPVLAELETSEEKVKSATPEVLFKIQFCATKKVLEKNDKRLEIVDSFEIEKIESGYNRYLTGAFTNYKDAIAHRDKLRANGLRDAYVTAYKEGKRVSVNQVLNAQKK; translated from the coding sequence GTGAACAAGGCAATAGTATTCTTTCTTACTCTAAGCCTTTTGCTTTTACCTCGCTTTAATTTTGTTGCAAGCTTTATTGCAGCGGAATATAAAATTGATAAAATTGTAATTGATGCAGGGCATGGAGGAAAAGATCCAGGTGCGCTGGGCGGACATTCCAGGGAAAAAGACATTACCCTGGCTGTTAGCCTGAAACTGGGAGAGTATATCAAGGAATACCTTCCGGATGTTGAAGTATTATACACACGCGACAAAGATGTTTTTGTTCCGCTTGTAGAACGTGGAAATTTTGCCAACAAGCACAAGGCTGATTTTTTTATTTCTGTGCATATCAATTCTTTTCCAAAGCCTACTGTAAAAGGATCTGAAGTTTATGTTTTAGGACTGCATAAAACTGAAGAAAACCTCAATGTGGCCAAACGGGAAAATGCTGTAATCTTAATGGAGGAAGATTACGAAGAAAATTACGGTGGTTTTGACCCCAATAAACCCGAATCGCATATTTTGCTATCCATGTTCCAGAATGCCTATATGGAGCAAAGTATTAAATATGCTCAAATGCTGGAGGCTGAATTCAAAACCCGTGCAAAACGCCCCACTCGCGGTGTGAAACAAGCAGGCTTTGTTGTGCTCAATCAAACCACAATGCCCAGCGTACTTGTTGAACTGGGATTTTTGACCAACCAGGAAGAAGAGCGCTATTTGCTTTCTGAAAACGGCCAATCATACATGGCTTCAGCAATGTATCGCTCCTTTAGAGATTACAAAGAAAGAATAGAAAAAAGTACTTTAGAAGGAATTACAATAGACCCTGAGGGGCAACCTGAAAGCAAAGAACCAGTATTGGCAGAATTAGAAACTTCTGAAGAAAAAGTGAAGTCCGCCACACCTGAAGTACTTTTTAAAATACAGTTTTGTGCCACAAAAAAAGTCCTTGAAAAAAATGACAAGCGTTTAGAAATAGTAGACTCTTTTGAAATAGAAAAAATAGAAAGTGGATATAACCGTTATTTGACCGGTGCTTTTACGAATTATAAAGATGCAATTGCACACCGTGATAAATTAAGGGCCAATGGGCTGAGAGATGCATATGTTACGGCATATAAAGAAGGTAAGCGTGTATCTGTTAATCAAGTTTTAAATGCTCAAAAAAAATAA
- a CDS encoding putative LPS assembly protein LptD, translating to MKPKSQSIIALLLGFICPLFGQNEADSVSIRVQNDFENVDSIKVFNKADTLTLPIDNKFTHLSAISLQEAEADSAIPESKYQKSSVIVSRDSIEAQVDYEARDSIIYDMVNQKVFLYGDAKVNYEDIELRAYFIELDWSNNQITADTDTDSLGNQIDYTYFSDKGQEYRAKKIIYNYQTQKGKVYKARTQEGEGYIHGETVKKMEDGVWYGRKGKYTTCNLDEPHFHIQANKIKMVPGKVMVTGPANLVIEQIPTPLYLPFGIFPIDAQKKSGVLLPEYGEEGSRGFFLRNGGFFFAFSDYYNLELRGDIYSSGSYAIRANNRYNKRYKYNGAVRLDYGRNRLGEPLSPDFTVSNDFRVVWQHQQDAKARPGHRFTADVNFGTSSYDRNFSNTAQRIQNNNLRSNVSYNRSWRGTPFSFSLDASHYQNLNTGNIEVTLPSMNFSVARINPFKSKSATGKKKWYENIGFAYNLRAKNQATGVDSTFFDMRTFDNMQYGVQHNIPINTSFTVAKFLNIEPRFDYTERWYFKSIDKEWDPTVRYVYEGDSIVDTLQGQIVTDTLQGFKAARDFNFSLNMSTRLYGIVNFKSKKIKAIRHVFTPRISLNYRPDFGTPFWGNYKEVQQNEAGDIQRYSIYQGHALYGQPPDGMRAGIGLNLDNNLEMKVASKKDTVKGEQNIKLLENFSVSTFYDFAKDSLNLDPIQIRAFTTIANKVRINFSTTLDPYGRDAENRRINTSRWAQDKRFVRMTTTSLALNTSFRSKQGNRDEDLDRLLMWTHPTDYYDFTVPWSFTLGYNVSVTKGVPEDPDQLDFPRNSVDMNMDLSLTPKWKIAVNSGFDFNRMEVTTTNINIVRDLHCWVLNISYTPFPVERQFYSIQLNVKSSVLQDLKLSRKRERFDSVF from the coding sequence TTGAAGCCTAAATCACAAAGCATTATTGCCCTTCTTTTAGGTTTCATTTGCCCCTTATTCGGTCAAAATGAAGCAGATTCCGTATCCATAAGAGTACAAAACGATTTTGAAAATGTGGATAGTATAAAAGTTTTCAATAAAGCAGATACTTTAACGCTTCCAATTGATAATAAATTCACTCATTTATCAGCAATAAGTTTACAAGAAGCAGAGGCTGATAGTGCTATTCCTGAAAGCAAATATCAAAAATCCAGTGTAATAGTTTCAAGAGATTCAATTGAAGCCCAGGTAGATTATGAAGCACGGGACTCTATTATTTACGATATGGTCAATCAGAAAGTGTTTTTATACGGTGATGCAAAAGTAAATTATGAAGATATTGAACTCCGAGCTTATTTTATTGAGCTTGATTGGAGCAATAATCAAATAACTGCAGATACCGACACAGATTCGCTGGGAAATCAAATTGACTATACTTATTTCAGTGATAAAGGCCAGGAATATCGCGCAAAAAAAATCATCTACAATTACCAAACCCAAAAAGGAAAAGTTTATAAGGCACGCACTCAAGAAGGGGAGGGGTATATTCATGGAGAGACAGTGAAAAAAATGGAAGATGGTGTATGGTATGGCCGGAAAGGAAAGTATACTACCTGTAATCTGGATGAACCCCACTTTCATATCCAGGCCAATAAAATAAAAATGGTGCCCGGAAAAGTGATGGTTACCGGTCCTGCTAATTTGGTGATAGAACAAATACCTACGCCACTTTATCTGCCATTTGGCATTTTTCCGATTGATGCGCAAAAAAAATCGGGAGTGCTACTGCCCGAATATGGTGAGGAAGGTAGTCGTGGCTTTTTCCTGCGGAATGGCGGCTTTTTCTTTGCCTTTTCAGATTATTACAATTTAGAATTGAGAGGGGATATTTATTCATCGGGAAGTTATGCCATTCGGGCAAATAACCGCTACAACAAGCGCTACAAATACAATGGTGCTGTAAGATTGGATTATGGTAGAAACCGCCTGGGGGAACCGCTTTCTCCTGATTTTACTGTTAGCAACGATTTCAGGGTTGTCTGGCAACATCAGCAGGATGCCAAGGCAAGGCCAGGACATCGTTTCACGGCTGATGTGAATTTCGGTACAAGTAGCTATGATCGCAATTTCTCCAATACTGCACAGCGCATCCAAAATAACAACTTGCGCTCTAATGTTTCTTACAACCGTTCCTGGCGGGGCACCCCCTTTAGTTTTAGTTTGGATGCAAGCCATTATCAAAACCTCAATACAGGAAATATTGAAGTGACACTGCCCTCTATGAATTTTTCCGTGGCAAGGATTAATCCTTTTAAATCAAAATCTGCTACCGGAAAGAAAAAATGGTATGAAAACATTGGCTTTGCTTATAACTTAAGGGCTAAAAACCAGGCCACTGGTGTGGATTCTACATTTTTTGACATGCGCACCTTCGACAATATGCAGTACGGGGTACAGCACAATATTCCCATCAATACTTCTTTTACGGTAGCCAAATTCCTGAATATAGAACCGCGCTTTGACTATACCGAGCGCTGGTATTTCAAATCCATCGACAAAGAATGGGATCCCACCGTTCGCTATGTGTATGAAGGCGACAGCATAGTGGATACCCTTCAGGGGCAAATTGTTACCGATACTTTGCAAGGCTTTAAGGCGGCCCGTGATTTCAATTTTTCATTAAATATGAGCACTAGGCTTTATGGTATTGTGAATTTTAAAAGCAAAAAGATAAAAGCCATTCGTCATGTTTTTACTCCGAGAATTTCATTGAATTACCGGCCTGATTTCGGCACTCCATTTTGGGGCAATTATAAAGAAGTGCAACAGAATGAAGCCGGTGATATTCAGAGATACTCCATTTACCAAGGGCATGCCCTTTATGGACAGCCTCCCGATGGTATGCGGGCGGGTATTGGGCTAAACCTGGACAACAATCTGGAAATGAAAGTGGCCTCTAAAAAGGATACTGTCAAAGGTGAGCAGAACATTAAATTGTTGGAAAACTTTAGCGTAAGCACTTTTTATGATTTTGCCAAAGACTCGCTCAACCTGGATCCCATACAGATAAGAGCATTCACAACCATTGCCAATAAAGTTCGGATTAATTTCAGCACCACTTTAGATCCTTACGGACGCGATGCGGAAAACCGCAGGATCAATACCAGTCGCTGGGCACAAGACAAAAGATTTGTGCGGATGACGACCACCAGTCTGGCACTTAATACTTCTTTTCGCTCTAAGCAGGGAAATAGAGATGAAGATTTAGACCGCTTGCTGATGTGGACACATCCCACGGATTATTATGATTTTACGGTGCCCTGGTCTTTTACTTTGGGCTATAATGTTTCAGTCACCAAAGGAGTGCCCGAAGACCCTGATCAATTGGATTTTCCCCGTAATTCTGTAGATATGAATATGGACTTGAGCCTTACGCCCAAGTGGAAAATAGCAGTCAACTCAGGCTTTGATTTTAATAGGATGGAAGTAACCACGACCAATATCAATATTGTGCGCGACCTGCACTGCTGGGTGCTGAATATTTCCTATACCCCCTTCCCTGTCGAAAGACAATTCTACAGCATACAGCTCAATGTGAAATCTTCGGTACTTCAGGACTTGAAACTCAGCAGGAAAAGGGAACGGTTTGATAGTGTATTTTAA